A single genomic interval of uncultured Desulfobacter sp. harbors:
- a CDS encoding type II toxin-antitoxin system HipA family toxin, protein MVIEVVKVKYNEQDAGAVSFNTETGVGAFEFESRFIKSGIELSPIKMPLSKTIYSFPENTNATFKGLPGMIADSLPDYFGNAVMNAWIASQGKLPSDITPLQRLQYTGKRGMGALTYSPAIQRKNLNRSQQIEIQPLISIAQEILNKRKKFQVTIGSQGQEDKEAMMALFSVGMIAGGARAKAVLAFNSDFTQVRSGQANAPEGFTHFVMKFDGVSATHKDNETFGDPLGYGTMEYVYHLMAKACGIDMMPCRLLNEGNRRHFITQRFDRKGNQKLHVQTLNGIAHVDYKMGGSYSYEELFSLARELKLTQNDAIQLFKRMVFNIIARNHDDHSKNFGYMLDSQHKWQLAPAYDLAYSYKQTGESMGKQSLDET, encoded by the coding sequence ATGGTAATCGAAGTCGTCAAAGTAAAATATAACGAGCAGGATGCCGGTGCCGTCAGTTTTAATACCGAAACAGGTGTTGGCGCATTTGAATTTGAGTCTCGTTTTATTAAGTCCGGTATTGAGCTGTCACCTATAAAAATGCCTTTATCAAAAACGATTTATTCATTTCCAGAAAACACTAACGCAACATTCAAAGGATTGCCTGGAATGATAGCAGATTCGTTGCCTGATTATTTTGGTAATGCCGTGATGAATGCCTGGATAGCGAGTCAAGGTAAATTGCCATCAGACATCACCCCATTGCAGCGTCTTCAATATACGGGAAAGCGTGGTATGGGGGCATTAACCTATTCTCCGGCAATCCAACGAAAAAACCTGAATAGATCCCAACAAATTGAAATTCAGCCTTTGATTTCCATCGCCCAAGAAATTTTAAATAAACGCAAAAAATTCCAGGTAACAATTGGGTCGCAAGGACAGGAAGATAAAGAGGCAATGATGGCTCTATTCTCTGTGGGTATGATTGCTGGTGGTGCCAGGGCTAAAGCAGTACTTGCATTTAATAGTGACTTTACCCAGGTAAGGTCAGGGCAAGCCAATGCACCTGAAGGATTTACTCATTTCGTTATGAAGTTTGATGGTGTCAGTGCAACTCACAAAGACAATGAAACATTTGGAGATCCATTGGGGTATGGCACAATGGAGTATGTTTATCACCTTATGGCTAAAGCCTGCGGGATAGACATGATGCCCTGCCGATTACTGAATGAAGGGAATAGACGTCATTTTATTACTCAGCGGTTTGACCGGAAAGGCAATCAAAAGCTCCATGTACAAACCTTAAACGGAATTGCACATGTAGATTACAAGATGGGTGGTTCATACTCATATGAAGAATTGTTTTCACTTGCAAGAGAGCTTAAATTAACTCAGAATGATGCCATACAACTATTTAAACGAATGGTGTTTAATATTATTGCCCGCAATCATGACGATCATTCTAAAAATTTTGGATATATGCTTGATAGTCAACACAAATGGCAATTGGCTCCTGCCTACGATTTAGCATACAGCTACAAACAAACCGGGGAGTCCATGGGTAAGCAGTCATTGGATGAAACTTAA
- a CDS encoding adenine phosphoribosyltransferase, producing the protein MDLKQNIRSIPNWPIEGVVFRDVTTLMQDPVAFRYSCDILYDRYKDKNLDKMIGIDARGFVFGAVVAYRLGVGFVPVRKKGKLPHKTIAQSYSLEYGEDTLEMHEDAVTPGEKVVIVDDLIATGGTVGATVKLVKQLGADLLECAFVVELPDLKGRDQIPDCPVFSITEFGGV; encoded by the coding sequence ATGGATTTAAAGCAGAACATCAGAAGCATTCCGAACTGGCCTATAGAAGGTGTTGTTTTCAGGGACGTGACCACATTAATGCAGGACCCCGTAGCATTCAGATATTCTTGTGATATCCTTTACGATCGCTATAAGGACAAGAATCTTGACAAGATGATCGGCATTGATGCCAGAGGCTTTGTGTTTGGTGCTGTGGTGGCCTATCGCCTTGGTGTCGGTTTTGTCCCGGTGCGTAAAAAAGGAAAGCTGCCCCACAAGACCATTGCGCAAAGCTACAGCCTTGAATATGGCGAAGACACCCTTGAGATGCATGAGGATGCCGTTACCCCTGGCGAAAAAGTAGTCATTGTGGACGATCTCATTGCAACCGGCGGCACTGTGGGTGCCACGGTAAAACTGGTAAAGCAGCTGGGGGCTGATCTGCTGGAATGTGCCTTTGTTGTAGAATTGCCTGATCTTAAGGGCCGGGATCAGATTCCCGATTGTCCTGTGTTTAGTATTACTGAGTTTGGCGGAGTATAA
- a CDS encoding thioredoxin family protein: protein MRKENILVGILVVLVLGGIYLYSRPGANLGAQVPQVNIESPAAEDQAPQNLSMAASKTISWNDYTPGMALAEKQGKSIFLYFHAPWCGYCVKLKKETFTDDRIKAYLNDHFVSIGVDTDKRQKLAQQWGVRGLPTLWFLDADGKKINNLPGFVDADQLLSILQYIHTQSYKTMNFQEYVQQKKS from the coding sequence ATGAGAAAAGAAAATATTCTGGTGGGGATATTGGTGGTGCTGGTGCTGGGTGGAATATATTTATACAGTCGGCCTGGGGCGAATTTGGGTGCCCAGGTACCCCAGGTAAACATTGAATCGCCTGCTGCTGAAGATCAAGCCCCGCAAAATTTATCAATGGCAGCGTCCAAAACTATTTCCTGGAATGATTACACTCCGGGCATGGCACTGGCCGAGAAACAGGGTAAAAGCATTTTTCTTTATTTCCATGCGCCCTGGTGCGGATACTGCGTTAAATTAAAAAAGGAAACCTTCACGGATGACCGAATCAAAGCCTACCTGAACGACCATTTTGTCAGTATTGGCGTGGATACGGATAAACGACAGAAATTGGCCCAGCAATGGGGGGTTCGGGGGCTTCCAACCCTCTGGTTCCTGGACGCGGACGGAAAAAAAATTAATAATCTGCCCGGATTTGTTGATGCAGATCAGTTGCTCTCAATTTTGCAGTATATTCACACCCAAAGTTACAAAACCATGAATTTTCAGGAGTATGTCCAACAAAAAAAATCTTGA
- the mtnP gene encoding S-methyl-5'-thioadenosine phosphorylase codes for MMRIGIIGGSGLDDPDILENCETIEVDTPYGRPSSDIMAGLINDTEVLILARHGRKHQYSPTQVNNRANIYALKQAGATHILATTACGSLRQEIDRGHFVILDQFIDFTRFRKNTFTDSFEQGVAHTAMAHPFDASLRNVLYRSAIDLGLNVHDKGCVVTIEGPRFSTVAESNMFRLWGADVINMSTAPEAMLANEAGIPYAAVAMATDYDCWKQDEAPVTWDDILSVFNKNADNVKQLFIKAVSQITAMG; via the coding sequence ATGATGCGGATCGGCATTATTGGCGGGTCAGGACTGGATGACCCTGATATTTTAGAAAATTGTGAAACAATTGAGGTAGATACCCCCTATGGTAGGCCTTCATCAGATATCATGGCCGGTCTGATCAACGACACCGAGGTACTGATTCTGGCAAGACACGGCCGCAAGCACCAGTACAGCCCCACCCAGGTGAACAACCGGGCAAATATATATGCCCTGAAACAGGCCGGTGCCACTCATATCCTTGCCACAACCGCCTGCGGCAGCCTGAGGCAGGAAATTGACCGGGGGCATTTTGTGATCCTGGATCAGTTCATTGATTTTACCCGGTTTCGTAAAAATACCTTTACCGACTCTTTTGAACAAGGCGTGGCTCATACGGCCATGGCCCATCCCTTTGATGCGTCCCTGCGTAATGTGCTGTACCGATCGGCCATTGATCTGGGACTGAACGTCCATGATAAAGGATGCGTGGTTACCATTGAAGGCCCCCGGTTTTCAACCGTGGCGGAATCAAATATGTTCAGGCTGTGGGGCGCGGATGTCATCAATATGTCCACGGCACCCGAGGCCATGCTGGCCAATGAGGCGGGCATCCCTTATGCCGCCGTGGCCATGGCCACCGATTATGACTGCTGGAAGCAGGATGAAGCCCCGGTCACCTGGGATGACATTTTATCGGTGTTCAACAAGAATGCCGATAATGTCAAACAATTGTTCATTAAGGCTGTTTCACAAATAACCGCCATGGGCTAA
- a CDS encoding diacylglycerol kinase produces MNQKPAPKTGLTRIWAAFLYTRKGLGHALAHEAAFRQETMLVAVLCVVLFFLPLSLLWKGVLFFASAQVLIVELLNSAIEAVVDMASPGFHELAGRAKDMGSAAVFICLVLAGVIWALALVSMLT; encoded by the coding sequence ATGAATCAAAAACCTGCTCCAAAAACCGGTTTAACAAGAATATGGGCCGCTTTTTTATATACGCGCAAAGGGCTGGGCCACGCATTGGCCCACGAGGCCGCCTTTCGGCAGGAAACTATGCTTGTGGCCGTGCTTTGTGTGGTGCTCTTTTTCCTGCCGCTATCCCTGTTATGGAAGGGGGTGCTCTTTTTTGCCTCGGCTCAGGTTTTGATAGTGGAGCTGCTCAACTCTGCTATTGAAGCTGTTGTAGATATGGCATCCCCGGGCTTTCATGAGCTTGCCGGCCGGGCAAAGGACATGGGCAGTGCAGCTGTTTTCATCTGCCTTGTGCTGGCCGGTGTGATATGGGCTCTGGCCCTGGTTTCCATGTTGACCTGA